The following are encoded in a window of Massilia sp. R2A-15 genomic DNA:
- a CDS encoding DnaJ domain-containing protein, with protein sequence MENLYAVLGVAPNATDEEIKKVYRSLAMRYHPDRNDAPAAEVRFKSVTKAYEILSDPAKRAEYDQSVNHRIILDAEAEAFELWRSLFSLNGVSLPA encoded by the coding sequence GTGGAAAATTTATATGCCGTCCTCGGCGTGGCGCCGAACGCTACCGACGAGGAGATCAAAAAGGTCTACCGGTCGCTGGCGATGCGCTACCACCCGGACCGCAACGACGCCCCGGCGGCCGAGGTGCGCTTCAAGAGCGTGACCAAGGCTTACGAAATCCTGTCCGATCCCGCCAAGCGCGCGGAATACGACCAGAGCGTGAATCATCGCATCATCCTCGACGCCGAGGCCGAAGCGTTCGAACTGTGGCGCTCGCTGTTCAGCCTGAACGGCGTGTCGCTGCCCGCCTGA
- a CDS encoding glutamine--tRNA ligase/YqeY domain fusion protein, producing the protein MSNDKNNAAPNAPSSNFLRAIVESDLAAGTHVREGLPPVITRFPPEPNGYLHIGHAKSICVNFGIARDYSGLCHLRFDDTNPAKEEQEYVDTIIDTVKWLGFNWEQDGKSHLYYASDYFEQLYLMAEYLITSGHAYVDSQSAEDMAKNRGNFSTPGTNSPFRNRPAAESLAIFRGMKAGKYKDGEHILRAKISEDGMASPNMNMRDPAIYRIRHAHHHRTGDAWCIYPMYDYTHPISDALENITHSLCTLEFQDHRPFYDWLLATLTEGGFFKAPLPRQYEFSRLNLTYLVMSKRKLRQLVDDGIVSGWDDPRMPTLVGLRRRGYTPESIQLFCERIGVSKADGWIDMSTLEGALRDDLDPKAPRATAVLRPLKLIIDNFPEDKSEECTSPVHPHFPERGLRTFPITKHLWIEREDFMEVPSKGYFRFYPPIGDAPGSRVRLRHGYVVECTGYDKDENGVVTAVHVKYFEDSKSGTEGSNAYKVKGNIHWVSAATALEAEVRLYDRLFSDPNPDAGGKDFIAALNPNALEVVTAYLEPGMSAAEPDQRFQFERHGYFVADRVDSKPGKPVFNRVTTLKDSWVK; encoded by the coding sequence ATGAGCAACGATAAAAATAATGCGGCGCCCAATGCGCCCTCCTCGAATTTCCTGCGCGCCATCGTCGAATCGGACTTGGCGGCAGGCACGCACGTGCGCGAAGGCTTGCCGCCGGTAATCACCCGCTTCCCGCCGGAGCCGAACGGCTACCTGCACATCGGCCACGCCAAGTCGATCTGTGTCAATTTCGGCATCGCGCGCGACTACAGCGGCCTGTGCCACCTCCGCTTCGACGACACAAATCCCGCGAAAGAAGAGCAGGAATACGTGGACACCATCATCGACACCGTCAAATGGCTGGGCTTCAACTGGGAGCAGGACGGCAAGAGCCACCTGTACTACGCGTCGGATTACTTCGAGCAGCTGTACCTGATGGCCGAGTACCTGATCACCTCGGGCCACGCCTACGTGGACAGCCAGAGCGCCGAGGACATGGCGAAGAACCGCGGCAACTTCAGCACGCCGGGCACCAACTCGCCGTTCCGCAACCGCCCCGCCGCCGAATCGCTGGCGATCTTCCGCGGCATGAAGGCGGGCAAGTACAAGGATGGCGAACACATCCTGCGCGCCAAGATAAGCGAAGACGGCATGGCCTCGCCCAACATGAACATGCGCGACCCGGCGATCTACCGCATCCGCCACGCGCACCATCACCGGACCGGCGACGCCTGGTGCATCTACCCGATGTACGACTACACGCACCCGATTTCGGACGCGCTGGAAAACATCACGCATTCGCTGTGCACGCTCGAGTTCCAGGATCACCGGCCGTTCTACGACTGGCTGCTGGCCACGCTGACCGAAGGCGGCTTCTTCAAGGCGCCTCTGCCGCGCCAGTACGAATTCTCGCGCCTGAACCTGACCTACCTGGTGATGAGCAAGCGCAAGCTGCGCCAGCTGGTCGATGACGGCATCGTGTCCGGCTGGGACGATCCGCGCATGCCGACCCTGGTGGGCCTGCGCCGCCGCGGCTACACGCCGGAATCGATCCAGCTGTTCTGCGAGCGCATCGGCGTGTCGAAAGCCGACGGCTGGATCGACATGAGCACGCTGGAAGGCGCGCTGCGCGACGACCTCGACCCGAAAGCGCCGCGCGCGACCGCCGTGCTGCGTCCGCTGAAACTGATCATCGACAACTTCCCGGAAGACAAGTCCGAGGAATGCACGTCGCCCGTGCACCCGCACTTCCCCGAGCGCGGCCTGCGCACCTTTCCGATCACCAAGCACCTGTGGATCGAGCGGGAAGACTTCATGGAAGTGCCGAGCAAGGGCTACTTCCGCTTCTACCCGCCGATCGGCGACGCGCCGGGCAGCCGGGTGCGCCTGCGCCACGGCTACGTGGTCGAGTGCACCGGTTACGACAAGGATGAGAACGGCGTTGTCACGGCCGTGCACGTGAAGTATTTCGAGGACAGCAAGTCGGGCACCGAAGGCTCGAACGCGTACAAGGTCAAGGGCAACATCCACTGGGTCAGCGCCGCCACCGCGCTGGAAGCGGAAGTGCGTCTGTACGACCGCCTGTTCTCGGACCCGAATCCGGACGCCGGCGGCAAGGACTTCATCGCCGCGCTCAACCCGAACGCGCTGGAAGTGGTCACCGCCTACCTGGAGCCGGGCATGAGCGCGGCCGAGCCGGACCAGCGCTTCCAGTTCGAGCGCCACGGCTATTTCGTGGCCGACCGCGTCGACAGCAAGCCGGGCAAGCCGGTGTTCAACCGGGTCACGACCTTGAAGGACAGCTGGGTCAAGTAA